In uncultured Umboniibacter sp., one genomic interval encodes:
- the sdhC gene encoding succinate dehydrogenase, cytochrome b556 subunit encodes MNKNRPVNLDISTLKLPITAYASILHRISGVFLLLGVAVLLWMLDTSLSSQEGFNQVKECLSSPVAKAVLWFVLVGLGYHMIAGVRHLLMDLGLGETLEGGRLGARIVIVLAIVQAIFVGIWLW; translated from the coding sequence GTGAACAAAAATAGACCAGTCAATTTAGATATTTCGACGCTCAAATTACCCATTACTGCGTATGCTTCAATCTTGCATCGCATTAGTGGAGTGTTTTTGCTACTTGGTGTGGCCGTCCTCCTCTGGATGCTCGACACTTCACTTTCAAGTCAAGAAGGCTTTAATCAAGTCAAAGAGTGCTTGTCATCTCCGGTCGCAAAGGCTGTTCTATGGTTTGTATTAGTCGGCCTCGGCTACCACATGATTGCCGGCGTTCGCCATTTGCTCATGGATCTTGGCCTAGGTGAGACGCTTGAGGGTGGTCGTTTGGGTGCGCGCATCGTGATCGTGTTAGCCATCGTACAAGCAATCTTCGTGGGGATATGGTTATGGTAA